From the Chiloscyllium plagiosum isolate BGI_BamShark_2017 chromosome 16, ASM401019v2, whole genome shotgun sequence genome, one window contains:
- the syt12 gene encoding synaptotagmin-12 isoform X1, with protein sequence MEENPTEHPISVIKNPPAWEMGIYGSGVLIILMVIGVNLWKLWKSGNYPAPSPFPNYDYRYLEQKYGTSYSEIRQKRTVGSSYKKPTEKSFPSRQSSLKIDEPYETINELGTLELMTKDMELTSYGPMKKSVSTDSLNSISSIGNNFGHDFTVGQIEMCLEYNMNSNTLHVTLVQGKDLLEKEDVNFESCFVRISLLPDEQIVGISRIQRNAFSVFFDEKFSIPLDPSALEENSLRFSVFGIDEDDRSISTGLADLKLSDLDLSSRAFNAWLYLQDVNKATDTVGEILLSLSYLPTAERLTVVVVKAKNLVWNNGKATSDPFVKVYLLQDTRKISKKKTAVKRDDPNPVFNEAMIFSVPAIVLQELSLRITVAECEDGRTENIGHVIIGPETSGMGGTHWNQMLATLRKPVSMWHALRKK encoded by the exons ATGGAAGAAAACCCAACAGAACATCCCATAAGTG TGATCAAAAATCCACCGGCCTGGGAAATGGGAATATATGGATCAGGAGTCCTGATCATCCTGATGGTCATTGGAGTGAACCTCTGGAAACTGTGGAAATCTGGAAATTATCCTGCTCCCTCTCCTTTCCCAAATTATGATTATAGATACTTGGAGCAGAAGTATGGAACATCATATTCAGAGATTCGACAAAAG AGAACAGTGGGTTCAAGTTATAAAAAGCCTACAGAGAAAAGTTTTCCCAGCCGTCAATCGAGCCTAAAGATAGATGAACCATATGAAACCATTAATGAGCTCGGAACTCTGGAACTGATGACTAAAGATATGGAGTTGACGTCCTATGGACCCATGAAAAAATCTGTATCTACAGACTCATTGAATTCCATATCTTCTATTGGTAATAACTTTGGCCATGACTTCACTGTTGGTCAAATTGAGATGTGCTTGGAGTACAACATGAACTCAAACACCTTGCATGTCACTCTGGTACAAGGGAAAGATTTGCTTGAGAAAGAGGATGTCAACTTTGAATCCTGTTTTGTGCGCATCAGCTTGCTGCCTGACGAGCAAATTGTTGGAATTTCACGG ATTCAGAGGAATGCATTCTCTGTATTCTTTGATGAGAAGTTTTCCATTCCACTGGACCCTTCTGCTCTCGAGGAGAACAGCCTGCGCTTTTCAGTATTTGGGATTGACGAAGATGACAGAAGCATCAGCACAGGATTGGCAGACCTAAAGCTGTCAGATCTGGATCTCAGCAGCCGTGCCTTTAATGCTTGGCTTTATCTGCAGGATGTCAATAAG GCAACAGACACAGTTGGAGAAATCCTGCTCTCTCTCAGTTACCTACCTACAGCAGAGCGGCTGACAGTGGTGGTGGTCAAAGCAAAAAACCTAGTCTGGAACAATGGAAAGGCCACGTCTG ATCCATTTGTGAAAGTTTATCTCCTTCAAGATACGAGGAAAATAAGTAAGAAaaagacagcagtgaagagagaTGATCCTAATCCTGTTTTCAATGAAGCCATGATATTTTCAGTACCTGCGATTGTTCTACAG GAATTATCGCTGAGAATAACAGTGGCTGAATGTGAAGATGGAAGAACTGAGAACATAGGGCATGTAATCATTGGGCCTGAGACCAGTGGGATGGGTGGCACTCATTGGAATCAGATGCTGGCAACATTACGGAAACCTGTCTCCATGTGGCACGCTCTCCGAAAGAAATAA
- the syt12 gene encoding synaptotagmin-12 isoform X2 encodes MRLNCYSNLIKNPPAWEMGIYGSGVLIILMVIGVNLWKLWKSGNYPAPSPFPNYDYRYLEQKYGTSYSEIRQKRTVGSSYKKPTEKSFPSRQSSLKIDEPYETINELGTLELMTKDMELTSYGPMKKSVSTDSLNSISSIGNNFGHDFTVGQIEMCLEYNMNSNTLHVTLVQGKDLLEKEDVNFESCFVRISLLPDEQIVGISRIQRNAFSVFFDEKFSIPLDPSALEENSLRFSVFGIDEDDRSISTGLADLKLSDLDLSSRAFNAWLYLQDVNKATDTVGEILLSLSYLPTAERLTVVVVKAKNLVWNNGKATSDPFVKVYLLQDTRKISKKKTAVKRDDPNPVFNEAMIFSVPAIVLQELSLRITVAECEDGRTENIGHVIIGPETSGMGGTHWNQMLATLRKPVSMWHALRKK; translated from the exons ATGAGACTTAACTGCTACAGCAATT TGATCAAAAATCCACCGGCCTGGGAAATGGGAATATATGGATCAGGAGTCCTGATCATCCTGATGGTCATTGGAGTGAACCTCTGGAAACTGTGGAAATCTGGAAATTATCCTGCTCCCTCTCCTTTCCCAAATTATGATTATAGATACTTGGAGCAGAAGTATGGAACATCATATTCAGAGATTCGACAAAAG AGAACAGTGGGTTCAAGTTATAAAAAGCCTACAGAGAAAAGTTTTCCCAGCCGTCAATCGAGCCTAAAGATAGATGAACCATATGAAACCATTAATGAGCTCGGAACTCTGGAACTGATGACTAAAGATATGGAGTTGACGTCCTATGGACCCATGAAAAAATCTGTATCTACAGACTCATTGAATTCCATATCTTCTATTGGTAATAACTTTGGCCATGACTTCACTGTTGGTCAAATTGAGATGTGCTTGGAGTACAACATGAACTCAAACACCTTGCATGTCACTCTGGTACAAGGGAAAGATTTGCTTGAGAAAGAGGATGTCAACTTTGAATCCTGTTTTGTGCGCATCAGCTTGCTGCCTGACGAGCAAATTGTTGGAATTTCACGG ATTCAGAGGAATGCATTCTCTGTATTCTTTGATGAGAAGTTTTCCATTCCACTGGACCCTTCTGCTCTCGAGGAGAACAGCCTGCGCTTTTCAGTATTTGGGATTGACGAAGATGACAGAAGCATCAGCACAGGATTGGCAGACCTAAAGCTGTCAGATCTGGATCTCAGCAGCCGTGCCTTTAATGCTTGGCTTTATCTGCAGGATGTCAATAAG GCAACAGACACAGTTGGAGAAATCCTGCTCTCTCTCAGTTACCTACCTACAGCAGAGCGGCTGACAGTGGTGGTGGTCAAAGCAAAAAACCTAGTCTGGAACAATGGAAAGGCCACGTCTG ATCCATTTGTGAAAGTTTATCTCCTTCAAGATACGAGGAAAATAAGTAAGAAaaagacagcagtgaagagagaTGATCCTAATCCTGTTTTCAATGAAGCCATGATATTTTCAGTACCTGCGATTGTTCTACAG GAATTATCGCTGAGAATAACAGTGGCTGAATGTGAAGATGGAAGAACTGAGAACATAGGGCATGTAATCATTGGGCCTGAGACCAGTGGGATGGGTGGCACTCATTGGAATCAGATGCTGGCAACATTACGGAAACCTGTCTCCATGTGGCACGCTCTCCGAAAGAAATAA